A portion of the Paenibacillus sp. PvR098 genome contains these proteins:
- a CDS encoding DUF4956 domain-containing protein, with protein sequence MGERITFEGIFDEVFLQRYFSEQAALTILDIAVALFISLLIGLFIYYIYKKCFRGVVYNHSFNVTLVLMTMITSMIIMTISTNIILSLGMVGALSIVRFRTAIKDPLDIMFMFWAISSGIAIGAKIYPAAIMGCLLIGLTVYILSKYKLKGESYLLIVHFTEEADYAVNYHVTRLKHTLKSKTVRKAHTELVVEMNIKDDNTQFIKELSSIDGVIDVSLVSYTGDYAP encoded by the coding sequence ATGGGGGAAAGAATTACGTTCGAGGGCATATTTGATGAGGTTTTTCTTCAACGTTATTTTTCGGAGCAGGCTGCGCTTACGATTTTGGATATCGCTGTTGCGCTGTTCATTTCACTACTTATTGGCCTGTTTATTTATTATATTTACAAAAAATGTTTTCGCGGCGTCGTGTATAATCACAGCTTTAATGTCACGTTGGTATTAATGACCATGATCACTTCCATGATCATCATGACGATTAGCACAAACATTATATTGTCTTTGGGAATGGTAGGGGCTCTAAGTATTGTTCGTTTTCGGACGGCGATTAAAGATCCCCTGGATATCATGTTTATGTTCTGGGCCATATCGTCCGGAATCGCCATAGGAGCAAAAATATATCCTGCGGCGATCATGGGTTGTCTGTTGATTGGACTCACGGTATATATTCTGTCAAAATATAAGCTTAAAGGGGAAAGCTACCTCCTGATTGTGCATTTCACAGAGGAGGCGGATTACGCCGTCAATTACCATGTAACCAGGCTGAAGCATACGCTGAAGTCCAAGACTGTTCGCAAAGCTCACACTGAACTAGTGGTCGAGATGAATATCAAGGATGATAATACACAGTTTATTAAGGAGCTGTCTTCCATAGACGGTGTGATTGATGTGTCGTTGGTCAGCTACACAGGGGATTATGCACCATGA